A stretch of Toxoplasma gondii ME49 chromosome V, whole genome shotgun sequence DNA encodes these proteins:
- a CDS encoding hypothetical protein (encoded by transcript TGME49_307470), translating to MGRHLTGSRPAVTLSAVSTMSVLERRSALGILGEVCSERRVRLQLFASPPPHDLRCCLPNGAAAAACGFGVRQMMAVLAMIGVGDTARADVAVLSAFRGCLDLVDATQFRSPIWCDQEFLHHGSRRGVWAPALPLQQGTKAYGSVMSRERRGRSHAIAFARHFAVDVCGPVDMA from the coding sequence ATGGGCAGGCATCTGACCGGCTCCAGGCCGGCAGTGACTCTGAGCGCTGTGTCCACGATGAGCGTTCTCGAACGGCGAAGTGCATTAGGAATACTCGGCGAAGTATGCTCTGAACGACGTGTTAGGCTCCAGCTTTTTgcttcgccgccgcctcACGACCTCCGGTGTTGCCTTCCTAACGgagcggcagcagctgcctgTGGCTTCGGGGTGAGACAGATGATGGCAGTTCTAGCAATGATCGGTGTTGGCGACACGGCCCGGGCTGACGTGGCCGTGCTGAGTGCATTCAGGGGCTGTCTGGATTTGGTCGACGCGACGCAGTTTCGCAGCCCCATCTGGTGTGaccaggagtttcttcatcATGGGTCCCGACGCGGCGTGTGGGCGCCTGCCTTGCCGCTACAGCAAGGGACGAAGGCGTATGGATCCGTCATGAGTCGAGAACGGCGAGGACGCTCACACGCAATCGCATTTGCCAGGCACTTTGCAGTGGATGTCTGTGGGCCTGTAGACATGGCCTGA